AGTGCTCTAAAGTTATTCTTTATCAATATAAAATTTCTTATATTGATAAGTTAAAAACAACCATTTATTTATTACCATAATATAAGGAAAAATGATGTATTTTGAAGTATATAAAGATGCAAGAGGTGAATTTCGCTGGAGATTAAAAGCCGCTAACCATATGATTATTGCGACAGGTGGCGAAGGCTATACCACTAAACAAGCCTGTTTAAAAGGAATTGATTCAGTGAAAAAAATGACACCAGAAACGGAAGTAAAAGATCTTTCGATTCAAGCAGAATAAAATTAAAAAGGCTAGCGAATATCTAGCCTTTTAATTTGTTAGCACTTAGGCGCTTGAGCTAACAATGCCGTCAATAATT
This portion of the Vespertiliibacter pulmonis genome encodes:
- a CDS encoding YegP family protein → MYFEVYKDARGEFRWRLKAANHMIIATGGEGYTTKQACLKGIDSVKKMTPETEVKDLSIQAE